Proteins from a genomic interval of Plasmodium reichenowi strain SY57 chromosome 13, whole genome shotgun sequence:
- a CDS encoding 6-cysteine protein, with product MCMGRMNSIINIILFYFFLGVKKSISELLSSTQYVCDFYFNPLTNVKPTVVGSSEIYEEVGCTINNPTLGDHIVLICPKKNNGDFSNIEIVPTNCFESHLYSAYKNDSSAYHLEKLDIDKKYAISSSFSDFYLKILVIPNEYKSHKTIYCRCDNSKTEKNIPGQDKILKGKLGLVKIILRSQYNNIIELEKTKHIIHNKKDTYKYDIKLKESDILMFYMNEETIVESGNCEEILNIKLNSLSNNNVALKMPSIFINNINCMLSSQDQNNEKYYINLKADKTKHIDGCDFTKPKGEGIYKNGFIINDITNEEERICTVHLWNKKNKTIAGMKCPYKLIPPYCFKHVLYEKEIDSQKTYKTFLLSDVLDTTNIEYYGNNKEGMYMLALPTEPEKTNKIRCICEQGGKKAVMELHIASTSTKYISIFLIFFLIVFFYMYVSI from the coding sequence atgtGTATGGGGAGAATGAACAgcattataaatataatattattctaTTTCTTCCTTGGggtaaaaaaaagtattaGTGAACTATTAAGCTCAACACAATACGTATGcgatttttattttaatcCCCTGACTAATGTTAAGCCAACTGTAGTTGGGTCATCTGAAATATACGAAGAAGTTGGATGTACTATAAACAACCCTACATTGGGTGACCATATAGTATTAATATGTCCtaagaaaaataatggAGATTTTAGTAATATAGAAATAGTACCTACTAACTGTTTTGAATCTCATTTATATTCTgcttataaaaatgattcCAGCGCATATCATTTAGAAAAATTAGATATCGATAAAAAGTATGCAATAAGTTCATCGTTCAGTGATTtctatttaaaaattttagTTATACctaatgaatataaaagtCATAAAACTATATACTGTAGATGTGATAATAGTAAAACGGAAAAAAATATCCCAGGAcaagataaaatattaaaaggaaaattaggattagtaaaaataattttaagaagccaatataataatataatagaattagaaaaaacaaaacatattatacataataagAAGGATACATATAAGtatgatataaaattaaaagaaagTGATATACTTATGttttatatgaatgaaGAAACTATTGTAGAATCTGGAAATTGtgaagaaatattaaatattaaattaaattcattatcaaataataatgtggCTTTAAAAATGCCTtccatatttataaataatattaattgtATGCTTTCATCTCAAGatcaaaataatgaaaaatattatataaatctaAAAGCTGACAAAACAAAACATATAGATGGGTGTGATTTTACGAAACCTAAAGGTGaaggtatatataaaaatggattcataataaatgatataacAAATGAAGAAGAACGTATATGTACTGTTCATCTTtggaataaaaaaaataaaactaTTGCAGGCATGAAATGTccatataaattaataccaccatattgttttaaacatgtattatatgaaaaagaaatcGATTCGCAAAAGACATATAAAACATTTCTATTAAGTGATGTATTAGATACAACTAATATAGAATATTATGGAAATAATAAGGAAGGCATGTATATGTTAGCCTTACCAACAGAACcagaaaaaacaaataaaattagATGTATTTGTGAACAAGGTGGAAAAAAAGCAGTAATGGAATTACATATCGCATCTACATctacaaaatatattagtatctttcttatattttttctgattgtatttttttatatgtatgttaGCATATGA
- a CDS encoding hypothetical protein (conserved Plasmodium protein, unknown function) codes for MSRSSLIFENNNDNNEKKKRKLFQDEYNYQSCYPLSYLNVYNNNNNNNNNNNNSNNNSNNNNNNNSNNNSNNNSNNDSNNDNNRIYDYAYSQSYNYTYDQTYNDVYNKIYNDSKNIAQNVLNVQVNEEPYDKSLNNSHTTYPFSNIINSNQLNSNILNNNEMIDMRNFYENGNFVSSMIENKDQNQFNEPNKNNLNNTMANVNNINNINNIQFDKSLLINCIDVLLNFMNYNNLKDTITEETLHENLINLRFYILRLNGGKVSQKKITEYFHKM; via the coding sequence ATGAGTAGAAGttcattaatatttgagaataataatgataataatgaaaagaaaaaaaggaaaCTATTTCAAGATGAGTATAACTACCAATCATGTTACCCTCTGAGTTATTtgaatgtatataataataataacaacaataataataataataataatagtaataataatagtaataataataataataataatagtaataataatagtaataataatagtaataatgatagtaataatgataataatagaaTATATGACTATGCATATAGTcaatcatataattatacatacGATCAAACTTATAAtgatgtatataataaaatatataacgattcaaaaaatatagcACAAAATGTATTAAACGTACAAGTAAATGAAGAACCATATGATAAATCTCTCAACAATTCACATACCACTTACCCTTTtagtaatattattaatagtaatcaacttaatagtaatattttaaataataacgAAATGATTGATATGCGgaatttttatgaaaacGGTAATTTTGTTAGCTCTATGatagaaaataaagatCAAAATCAATTTAATGAACcgaataaaaataatttgaatAATACTATGGcaaatgttaataatataaacaacataaataatatacaatttGATAAAAGCCTATTAATTAATTGTATAGATGtcttattaaattttatgaattataataatttaaaagaCACAATAACAGAAGAAACTCTTCATGAAAATTTAATCAATTTAcgtttttatattttaagaTTAAATGGAGGAAAAGTTAgccaaaaaaaaattactgaatattttcataaaatgtaa
- a CDS encoding G-beta repeat protein, putative encodes MNIENKPQIIEHINYCLDNTIYDLKWVHGKSNIIAVGEMLDKKGYIHIYNLDKGKFTCISKTNLDKGVKTIAPFFSSTGTYTIACGSFDGNILLYDINNMSEEYYKIRKHTKLINKIDCKNYKNNNIIVSASRDGSVKIFDIRTKQEVVSLEPPKNSSYIPDCWCVETGNNYVEHNAYSNMEEENLNICAGYDNGDIKFFDLRTMRLEHEVNVNNGVCAVNYDRKDTKKNKLICSTLEGNIYIFNLDVYNEVSGYSYSKDKIISGTCWGTPFLPQNRDIFATLGGDGNLGVYKYVYPEKNSIFDEKIGCKKGIVGELNKLNDLNVSTQPIISFDWCKDKLGLSVMASLDQTIKIYIITKLNLY; translated from the exons ATGAACATTGAAAATAAACCTCAAATTATTGAGcatataaattattgtCTTGATAATACTATATACGATCTGAAATGGGTACACGGCAAATCTAACATTATTGCCGTAGGAGAAATGCTAGataaaaaaggatatatacatatatataatttggATAAAGGAAAATTTACATGTATATCTAAAACAAATTTAGATAAAGGCGTAAAAACCATAGCTCCTTTTTTCTCCTCAACGGGAACGTATACAATAGCATGTg GTTCCTTTGATGGAAATATACTCctttatgatataaataacatGTCTGAAGAATACTACAAAATAAGAAAGCACACCAAattaataaacaaaatagattgcaaaaattacaaaaataataatattatagtAAGTGCCAGTAGGGATGGTTCAGTCAAAATTTTCGACATAAGAACAAAACAAGAG GTAGTCAGTTTGGAACCACCCAAAAATTCTTCCTACATTCCTGATTGTTGGTGCGTGGAAACAG gaaataattatgtagAACATAATGCTTATTCTAATATGGAGGAAGagaatttaaatatatgtgcTGGGTATGATAATGGGGATATCAAATTTTTTGATTTAAGAACAATGCGATTAGAACATGAA GTAAATGTAAACAATGGTGTTTGTGCTGTTAATTACGACAGAAAGgatacaaaaaaaaataaattaatttgTTCAACTCTCGAGGggaatatttatatatttaactTGGATGTATATAATGAGGTCTCTGGGTATTCATATAGCAAGGACAAAATAATATCAG GAACATGTTGGGGAACACCTTTTTTGCCTCAAAATCGTGACATTTTTGCTACCTTGGGAGGAGATGGAAAT CTAGGTgtgtataaatatgtatatcccgaaaaaaattctatatttgatgaaaaaataggatgtaaaaaaggaatagtgggagaattaaataaattaaatgatCTGAACGTATCTACACAACCAATAATTTCCTTTGATTGGTGTAAAGACAAACTTGGTCTTTCTGTCATGGCTTCATTAGACCAGactattaaaatatatattattactaaattgaatttatattaa
- a CDS encoding DNA topoisomerase III, putative, with product MARLKVLNVAEKPSVASSIAEILSKGRPNKIKSCSKYNPVFTFDYKIKNDIWYMYVTSVTGHLTDQKFDDHYKNWHNTDPQELFDAEITVYVEKDKKNIENNLKKYSKECNMLILWLDCDREGEHICFEVINACRITNRKLIIHRAQFSAVTEKDIIHAINNLKEPNKNLAYSVDVRREIDLRMGSIFTRFMTIRYIELVKNETSIISYGPCQFPTLGFVVNRYLDIKNFKNEYYWSIKMKYVYNNDEINPMDDENNYDDHDDEQMDSDSDERNSYYTNNDDSNNYSDETDDYYGDEKKKKKKNNNNNKKNKHNNVVDFTWSRIRLFDHLAVILIYEELLKNPLCKITNVYESETRKYKPYPLNTLQMTKLVSIYFKISSKECMMLAEKLYNKGYISYPRTETNYFPDSMNLHKIINELRKNDNFGWYANKLCEQNKYQKPRKGKMNDKAHPPIHPVKNMNKSLKVEEKEWKLYEFICKHFLAVCSNDAIGYNTKVTAKIQEEQFFCKGLKIKEKNYLEIYTYEKWNDKIIPSFQVDDEFYPTSLLIEEGITQPPKYLSESNLLTLMDKFSIGTDATMHEHIENIQKRNYVIKNSKSLFIPTNLGIALVQSYKKFKDIGIDLTDPSLRAKMEKDMSLVASGVKQKNEIIRNYIDIMKYIYQEIYNRIDVLDKNIHYYLNNPDQLSYT from the coding sequence atgGCACGACTGAAAGTGTTGAATGTAGCTGAGAAACCATCTGTGGCTTCTTCCATTGCCGAAATTTTAAGCAAAGGTAGACCTAATAAGATTAAGAGTTGTAGTAAATATAATCCTGTTTTTACATTTGATTATAAGATAAAGAATGACATATGGTATATGTATGTGACGTCTGTCACTGGTCATTTGACAGATCAAAAATTTGATGACCACTATAAAAACTGGCATAATACAGACCCACAAGAATTATTTGATGCTGAAATAACAGTTTATGTTGAAAAggataaaaagaatattgaaaataatttaaaaaaatattctaaAGAATGTAATATGTTGATTTTATGGTTAGATTGTGATAGAGAAGGGGAACATATATGTTTTGAAGTGATAAATGCCTGTAGGATTACAAATagaaaattaataattcatAGAGCTCAGTTTTCAGCTGTTACTGAAAAGGATATAATACATGcaattaataatttaaaagaacCTAATAAGAATTTAGCATATAGCGTTGATGTAAGAAGAGAAATCGATTTAAGAATGGGTTCTATTTTTACACGTTTTATGACCATTAGATATATTGAATTAGTAAAAAATGAAACCAGTATTATTAGCTATGGACCTTGTCAATTTCCTACCCTAGGTTTTGTAGTTAATAGATATttagatataaaaaattttaagaatgaatattattggagtattaaaatgaaatatgtgtataataatgatgaaataaATCCTATggatgatgaaaataattatgatgatcATGACGATGAACAAATGGATAGTGACAGTGACGAACGTAATAGTTATTATActaataatgatgatagtaataattatagTGATGAGACTGATGATTATTATGGtgatgaaaagaaaaaaaaaaaaaaaaataataataataataaaaagaataaacataataatgttGTAGATTTTACATGGTCTAGAATAAGATTATTTGATCATTTAGCCGTAATTCTTATATACgaagaattattaaaaaatcCACTTTGTAAAATAACAAATGTTTATGAAAGTGAGACAAGGAAATATAAACCATATCCATTAAACACATTACAAATGACAAAACTCGTttccatatattttaaaatatcttCAAAAGAATGTATGATGTTAGctgaaaaattatataacaaGGGATATATTAGTTATCCTAGAACAGAAACCAATTATTTTCCAGATAGCATGAATCTAcacaaaattataaatgaatTGAGAAAAAATGACAATTTTGGTTGGTATGCTAACAAATTGTgtgaacaaaataaatatcaGAAACCAAGAAAAGGGAAAATGAATGATAAAGCTCATCCACCTATACATCctgtaaaaaatatgaacaagTCATTAAAAgtagaagaaaaagaatggaaattatatgaatttatatgtaaacaTTTTTTAGCAGTATGTAGTAATGATGCTATAGGATATAATACAAAAGTAACAGCCAAAATACAAGAAGAACAATTCTTTTGTAAAGgattaaaaataaaagaaaaaaattatttagaaatatatacatatgaaaaatggaatgataaaattataCCTTCATTTCAAGTTGATGATGAATTTTATCCCacatcattattaatagaAGAAGGTATAACACAACCACCTAAATATTTATCAGAATCAAATTTGCTTACATTAATGGACAAATTTAGTATAGGAACTGATGCAACTATGCATGAGcatatagaaaatatacaaaaaagaaattatgttataaaaaattcaaaGTCTCTTTTTATACCTACCAATTTAGGTATAGCCTTAGTACAatcttataaaaaatttaagGATATAGGTATTGATTTAACAGATCCATCCTTAAGAGCTAAAATGGAAAAAGATATGTCATTAGTAGCTTCAGGtgtaaaacaaaaaaatgaaattataagaaattatatagacattatgaaatatatatatcaagaaatatataatagaatTGATGTCttagataaaaatattcactattatttaaataacCCCGATCAGCTCtcatatacataa
- a CDS encoding nucleoside transporter 1 — translation MSTGKESSKAYADIESRGDYKDDGKKGSTLSSKQHSMLPLTFILIGLSSLNVWNTALGLNINFKYNTFQITGLVCSSIVALFIEIPKIMLPFLLGGLSILCAGFQISHSFFSDTQFDTYCLVAFIVIGIVAGLAQTIAFNIGSTMEDNMGGYMSAGIGISGVFIFVINLLLDQFVSPEKHYGVNKAKLLYLYIICELCLILAIVFCVCNLDLTNKNNKKDEENKENNATLSYMELFKDSYKAVLTMFLVNWLTLQLFPGVGHKKWQESHNISDYNVTIIVGMFQVFDFLSRYPPNLTHIKIFKNFTFSLNKLLVANTLRLLFIPWFILNACVDHPFFKNIVQQCVCMALLAFTNGWFNTVPFLVFVKELKKAKKKKEIEIISTFLVIAMFVGLFCGIWTTYIYNLFNIVLPKPDLPPIDVTQ, via the coding sequence ATGAGTACCGGTAAAGAGTCATCTAAAGCTTATGCTGATATAGAATCCAGGGGTGATTATAAGGACGATGGAAAGAAAGGATCTACATTAAGCAGTAAACAACATTCCATGTTACCTTTAACCTTTATATTAATAGGTTTAAGTTCTTTGAATGTATGGAATACAGCCTTAGgattaaatataaattttaaatataataccTTTCAGATTACAGGTTTAGTATGTTCCTCAATCGTAGCTTTATTTATTGAGATTCCCAAAATAATGTTACCATTTCTTTTGGGTGGTTTATCAATTTTATGTGCAGGTTTTCAAATATCTCATAGTTTTTTTTCAGATACACAATTTGATACATATTGTTTAGTAGCTTTTATTGTTATTGGTATAGTGGCAGGATTAGCTCAAACCATTGCATTTAATATAGGGTCAACTATGGAAGATAATATGGGTGGTTATATGTCAGCAGGTATTGGTATATCAGGagtatttatttttgttattaatttattgCTTGATCAATTCGTATCTCCCGAAAAACATTATGGTGTTAATAAAGCAaagttattatatttatatattatctgTGAACTGTGTTTAATATTAGCTATAGTATTTTGTGTATGTAATTTAGATTTAACTAAcaagaataataaaaaagatgaagaaaataaagaaaacaaTGCCACATTATCCTATATGGAATTATTTAAAGATAGTTACAAAGCTGTATTAACTATGTTTCTTGTAAACTGGTTAACTTTACAATTATTTCCAGGTGTTGGACACAAAAAATGGCAAGAAAGTCATAATATCTCCGATTATAATGTTACGATTATTGTTGGTATGTTTCAAGTTTTTGATTTTCTCAGTAGATATCCACCAAATCTTACACATATTAAAatctttaaaaattttactttctctttaaataaattattgGTTGCTAACACATTGagattattattcattCCATGGTTTATTTTAAATGCATGTGTTGATCATCCATTTTTCAAAAACATTGTACAACAATGTGTATGTATGGCTTTGTTAGCTTTTACAAATGGTTGGTTTAATACTGTACCATTCCTTGTATTTGttaaagaattaaaaaaagccaagaaaaagaaagaaatcGAAATTATATCCACATTTTTAGTTATTGCTATGTTTGTTGGATTATTCTGTGGTATATGGACTACATACATTTATAACTTATTCAATATAGTTTTACCAAAGCCAGATTTACCACCCATCGATGTAAcacaataa
- a CDS encoding putative membrane protein (conserved Plasmodium membrane protein, unknown function), whose protein sequence is MIRIKEETIVNDKYSRNALINYDEKDCIHNKLGSSFLKNYTFYYLKNNVLNKDSFDLALQNYKHFFENNKTLCILSILNVLIILFPLFLYLIFSIVIILPVFFLLCSLFFCMLPLIYPLIKDKIQIKIKEEIIFCTSITAGSFFFFISILFIYLIPFINFFLYPFNAIFMPLVSTLILPIILFINILACVIYLFQYTEVLLSMKCTTKNVFRNVLLKMSY, encoded by the exons ATGATAAGGATTAAAGAAGAAACTATTgtaaatgataaatattcCCGAAACGCCCTTATAAATTATGATGAAAAGGATtgtatacataataaattagGGTCATCTTTTCTTAAAAATTacacattttattatttgaaaaat AATgtattaaataaagataGTTTTGATTTGGCATTACAAAACTACAAACATTTTTTCGAAAATAATAAGACCTTATGTATCCTTTCAAttttaaatgttttaatcattttatttcccctctttttatatcttatattttctattgTTATCATTCTTCCC gttttctttttattatgttcactatttttttgtatgCTTCCTTTGATATACCCACTTATTAAG GATAAGATTcaaataaagataaaggaagaaataattttttgtacAAGTATAACAGCAGGatcattcttttttttcatttctatattatttatatatttaataccttttattaatttctttttatatccTTTTAATGCTATATTTATGCCTCTTGTTTCGACCCTAATATTACCCATAATC ttatttataaatatcttAGCATGTgtcatttatttatttcaatACACAGAG GTATTGTTGAGCATGAAATGTACAACAAAGAATGTTTTTAGAAATGtcttattaaaaatgtcttattaa
- a CDS encoding hypothetical protein (conserved Plasmodium protein, unknown function), translating into MASEKYKNPFNRNKLNKIEEYNKENEMMKLHNNRELETREAGRRGYFNLNDFIYNKENSRVLKKFILFVLLIILSPVVLIVLYKYFFIFILSKNNALLCSLYIVILYIICLTLLYAYLAFQEDENYSKNQNRNYERKMK; encoded by the coding sequence atGGCAAGcgaaaaatataaaaatccATTTAATCgtaataaattaaataaaattgaagaatataataaagaaaatgaaatgatgaagttacataataatagaGAATTAGAAACAAGAGAAGCAGGAAGAAGAGgttattttaatttaaatgattttatatataataaagaaaattcgagagttttaaaaaaatttattttatttgtattattaattattttatcacCTGTTGTTTTAATcgtattatataaatatttttttatatttatattatcgAAAAATAATGCTTTACTATGTAGTCTTTATATagttatattatatataatatgcCTAACCTTGTTATATGCATATTTGGCTTTTCAAGAAGACGAAAATTATTCAAAGAACCAAAACCGAAATtatgaaagaaaaatgaaatag
- a CDS encoding DNA/RNA-binding protein Alba 4, putative, producing MENDKKHNQKQNNVDENEFPNSKVLLVSVKRTRRFLERTARELLAGGTRYIILSGLGDALPLCVQLQSSLQSKNAANVVKIETSYSYFNSNYSYTPGLKIYMEKHPEFKGSRISPGYVSFHEKTDSFTPIYDENPNEYICSLNAGDNNLYVGGEGINGAFSELLSSHNQEVDKYESLFKELLTKAVNENGEKPDEEVKSVLYDNVDKKYPDVKLALCRIRNSLKKGSDHSTGSVFIVTFKKNFPHKKEKNMGMVYVVGPKGKNYNSVEEFLDEVQETAENLMTTLCDYNGLVKREEIKHVRMNTCRICLFSGSIFKHPNASKLDVAKAILNGLAVGYRHGPSPRLNFAYDENVFKDAWVETTGLQVFNHNEQ from the exons atggaaaatgataaaaaacataaccaaaaacaaaataatgttGACGAAAATGAATTCCCCAATTCAAAGGTATTACTAGTATCTGTAAAAAGGACCAGAAGATTTTTAGAGAGAACTGCTAGGGAATTATTAGCTGGAGGAACAcgatatattatattaagTGGATTAGGAGATGCATTACCTTTGTGTGTTCAATTACAATCATCATTACAATCAAAGAATGCAGCTAATGTTGTAAAAATTGAAACATCATATAGTTATTTTAATTCTAACTATTCTTATACACCTggtttaaaaatatatatggaaaaaCATCCAGAATTTAAAGGCTCTAGAATATCTCCAGGATATGTAAGTTTTCATGAGAAAACAGATAGCTTTACCCCTATTTATGATGAAAACccaaatgaatatatttgttcatTAAATGCTGgagataataatttatatgttgGTGGTGAAGGTATTAACGGTGCCTTCTCAGAACTCTTGTCTTCACACAATCAGGAAGttgataaatatgaatCCTTATTtaaa gAATTATTAACCAAGGCGGTTAACGAAAATGGAGAGAAACCTGACGAAGAAGTGAAATCCGTCTTGTACGACAATGTAGACAAAAAATATCCAGATGTAAAACTAGCTCTTTGTCGTATTAGAAATAGCTTAAAAAAAGGTAGTGATCATAGCACGGGAAGTGTATTTATTGtaacatttaaaaaaaactttCCACACAAGAAGGAGAAAAATATGGGTATGGTATATGTTGTAGGACCAAAAGGAAAGAATTACAATTCAGTTGAAGAATTTTTAGATGAAGTTCAAGAAACAGCAGAAAATTTAATGACAACTCTTTGTGATTATAACGGTTTAGTTAAAAGAGAAGAAATTAAGCATGTAAGAATGAACACATGTAGAATCTGTTTATTCTCAGGTAGTATCTTTAAACACCCTAATGCATCTAAATTAGATGTAGCTAAAGCTATATTAAATGGATTAGCTGTTGGATATAGACATGGACCATCACCAAGATTAAATTTTGCTTATGACGAAAATGTATTTAAAGACGCATGGGTAGAAACCACTGGATTACAAGTTTTCAATCACAATGAgcaataa
- a CDS encoding hypothetical protein (conserved Plasmodium protein, unknown function), with protein sequence EKLYNLNKVLNFCEAKKNCDFISYTPKRILRNSLYYKDEEPLKNTGANWICKGDTWISSRQKKDWITAIKEEHIRSQMKNFDSIFLNITGECQKENIIMKVTKFITPKEAAHECQRIMNCKFIILNYNKQLGSKSLNDDKAIFCSHTPINRISKLGFMIAGKNSSNMIHYTNNKKEKNTGIINTGMGGTITPDNYYYNYKKGDIVHAS encoded by the exons AG gagaagttatataatttaaataagGTTCTTAACTTTTGTGAAGCAAAAAAGAATTGTGATTTTATATCCTATACACCCAAAAGAATATTAAGaaattctttatattataaagatGAAGAACCGTTAAAAAACACGGGAGCAAATTGGATTTGCAAAG GAGATACTTGGATATCTTCTCgtcaaaaaaaagattGG ATTACAGCCATTAAGGAAGAACACATAAGaa GTCAAATGAAAAACTTCGACAGTATTTTCCTCAATATTACGGGT GAATGtcaaaaggaaaatataataatgaaagTTACAAAATTTATTACTCCCAAAGAAGCAGCACATGA ATGCCAAAGAATTATGAACTGTaaatttatcatatta aattataataaacaaCTAGGTTCAAAGTCCCttaatgatgataaagCTATCTTTTGTTCTc ACACACCAATAAATAGAATAAGTAAACTCGGTTTCATGATAGCTG GAAAAAATAGTTCAAATATGATTCACTacacaaataataaaaaggaaaagaacACAGGAATTATA aATACAGGAATGGGGGGAACCATAACACCTGATA attattattataattataaaaaaggagATATTGTTCATGCATCTTAA